GCGATTGAGCGAGCGATCGCCTTCCCAAACTTTCACATACACCTATCTGCTTCTTGGAAATCGGCACGGGAAATGGGCAATCGCATTGTCACCCAGGTGAATGATGAGGTTTTCGAGTTTGATTTTGCGATCGCTGGCACTGGTTACTTCGTTGACCCAACAAAGCGTCCCGAACTAGCCGACTTTTCCCAGCACATTGCCCTCTGGCGCGATCGCTACGAGCCACCAGAAGACCTACGCGACGACTATTTAGGGATGCACCCTTACTTCGGTAACGCCCGCGAATACCTAGAAAAAGTACCTGGCACTGCGCCTTACCTGAAAAACATTCACGTATTTAATCCTGCTGGTTTCGTCAGCTTCGGCTTGCCCGTTGGTGACATATTTAGCATCCGCCGCGACATACCTGCAATAGTATCGTGCATCAGTCACGACTTGTTCTTTGAAGACTGGGCGCATCATGAGGCACGGATCACAGGCGATATCGCCCCCGATTTTGAGAACTCGCTCTATGCTGCTGCGGTATGGAAAGAACCGATCGAGGCAGCGACCCGCTAGGTGGACAATTTTTTCACCAGTAACAAATAATTCAGGCTGGGAAACGATGTCAGTAGAAAGCGATCGCCATTTCACAATCGCAGCCGATCAAGCATCACTGTTAAACCAATTCACTTAACAGTGTCATTTCAACAGATTGTTTACTAATTATCAAAGGAGAATGTCATGGTTGCTCAAACAAACTCGCCAGCAGCAAAAATTTTGGAAGTTGCAGACGATCCACGTCTTTCCAGTGGGGTGAAGGAATTTTTAAAAGTGCTGAATTCAGGAGGTGTACCGTTAGAGACATTACCTCCACTCGAAGCACGTCAAGTACTTGTGGATGCACAAGCTTCTGTTCCAGTAGACCTTTCAGGCATTGAAGAGTCTGAGAAGACAATTACTGCTGACGGTTATTCGATTACGCTCAACATCGTGCGACCGGAAGGAGTCAAAGACACATTGCCTGTTTTCATCTTTATTCATGGTGGGGGTTGGATACTGGGTGATTACCCAACACATAAGCGCATGGTGCGCGATCTGGTTGTGCTTTCAGGGTTTGCAGGGGTCTTTGTCAACTACACGCGCACCCCAGATGCCCAGTATCCCCAGGCGATCAATGAGATTTATGCTGCGACCAAATGGGTTGCCGAGCATGGTGAGGAGATTGGGGTGGATGGCAAGAATCTGGCAGTGGTCGGCAACAGTGTCGGCGGAAATATGACAGCAGTCACTACTTTGAAGGCGAAAGAAAACGGAGGGCCACACATTAAGCTACATATCATGATGTGGCCGATCGTCGATGCCGATTTTGAAACGAATTCTTATCATCAATTCGGCGACAAACGGTATTTAACCGTACCCACGATGAAGTGGATGTATGATATGTACATCCCTGACCCAGAAAAGCGCAAAGACATCTACGCATCTCCCCTACAAGCGACGGTTGAGCAACTCAAAGGCTTGCCTCCAGCATTAATTGTGGTTGCAGAGAGCGATATTTTGCATGACGAAGGCACAGCCTACGGACGCAAGCTCGATGAAGCTGGGGTAGAGGTGACAACAGTGCAGTACAACGGTATGATTCATGACTTTGGACTGCTCAATGGTTTAGCCGATCTGCCACAAGTCCGCTCTCTGTTTGTTCAAGCTGCTGCCCAATTGAAGAAACATCTGCAATAGGATGCGATCGATGTTTTTGGGGAAAGGAAAAGACGCTCTTCCATCGCTTTGCTGCTTACCGAGTTAGCGTAGGGAAAAGGGTAAAGCGGAATGGCACTAAGTTAAGACACAGCCCTTGCTGTGACTGGAACAAGCCTCCAGGCTAGGAACTAATTCTGAGAGCCTCCAAAGGCTCGATCAAAGGCAGAACCTCTCGAAATACATTCCCAGCCTACACGAGGTAAAACAAGACTTTCGGCTTATCTTAGTGCCATTCGATCGTTATATTTAAAC
Above is a genomic segment from Tolypothrix sp. NIES-4075 containing:
- a CDS encoding alpha/beta hydrolase, producing MVAQTNSPAAKILEVADDPRLSSGVKEFLKVLNSGGVPLETLPPLEARQVLVDAQASVPVDLSGIEESEKTITADGYSITLNIVRPEGVKDTLPVFIFIHGGGWILGDYPTHKRMVRDLVVLSGFAGVFVNYTRTPDAQYPQAINEIYAATKWVAEHGEEIGVDGKNLAVVGNSVGGNMTAVTTLKAKENGGPHIKLHIMMWPIVDADFETNSYHQFGDKRYLTVPTMKWMYDMYIPDPEKRKDIYASPLQATVEQLKGLPPALIVVAESDILHDEGTAYGRKLDEAGVEVTTVQYNGMIHDFGLLNGLADLPQVRSLFVQAAAQLKKHLQ